In the genome of Pseudomonas sp. P5_109, one region contains:
- the gudD gene encoding glucarate dehydratase, whose protein sequence is MNAQDTAKAPIITSMQVVPVAGHDGMLLNLSGAHGPFFTRNIVILKDNAGHTGVGEVPGGERIRQTLEDARSLVVGSPIGTYQKILNQVRQTFADRDAGGRGLQTFDLRITIHAVTGLEAALLDLLGQHLDVPVAALLGEGQQRDEVKMLGYLFYVGDRQQTDLAYRSEPDADNDWFRVRHEQAMTAEGVVRLAEAAHARYGFKDFKLKGGVLSGDAEIEAVTALAERFPDARVTLDPNGAWSLQEAIRLCRDQHHVLAYAEDPCGAENGYSGREVMAEFRRATGLKTATNMIATDWREMGHAIQLQSVDIPLADPHFWTMQGSVRVAQMCHEWGLTWGSHSNNHFDISLAMFTHVAAAAPGEITAIDTHWIWQDGQRLTKAPLQIVDGCVQVPQKPGLGVELDMDQVAKAHELYKGMGLGARDDSVAMQFLIPGWKFDNKRPCLVR, encoded by the coding sequence ATGAACGCACAAGACACTGCAAAAGCCCCGATCATCACCAGCATGCAAGTGGTTCCGGTCGCCGGCCACGATGGCATGCTGCTCAACCTGAGCGGCGCCCACGGCCCGTTTTTCACTCGCAACATCGTGATCCTCAAGGACAACGCCGGCCACACCGGCGTCGGCGAAGTACCGGGGGGCGAGCGCATTCGCCAGACCCTCGAAGACGCGCGCAGCCTGGTGGTCGGCAGCCCAATCGGTACCTATCAGAAGATCCTTAATCAGGTACGCCAGACCTTCGCCGACCGCGATGCCGGTGGCCGCGGTTTGCAGACCTTCGACCTGCGCATCACCATCCACGCCGTCACCGGCCTGGAAGCCGCCTTGCTCGATTTGCTCGGCCAGCACCTGGACGTACCGGTGGCCGCCCTGCTCGGCGAAGGCCAGCAGCGTGATGAAGTGAAGATGCTTGGCTATCTGTTTTATGTCGGTGATCGCCAGCAGACTGACCTCGCCTACCGCAGCGAACCGGACGCCGACAACGACTGGTTCCGCGTGCGGCATGAGCAAGCCATGACCGCCGAAGGCGTGGTGCGTCTGGCCGAGGCCGCCCATGCCCGTTACGGTTTCAAGGATTTCAAACTCAAGGGCGGCGTACTCAGTGGCGATGCCGAAATCGAAGCGGTCACGGCCCTCGCCGAACGCTTCCCCGATGCACGCGTCACCCTCGACCCGAATGGTGCCTGGTCACTGCAAGAAGCCATCCGCCTGTGCCGCGATCAACACCACGTCCTGGCCTATGCCGAAGACCCGTGCGGGGCGGAAAACGGTTACTCGGGACGTGAAGTCATGGCCGAGTTCCGCCGGGCCACGGGCCTGAAGACCGCGACCAACATGATCGCCACCGACTGGCGCGAGATGGGCCACGCGATCCAGTTGCAATCGGTCGACATTCCCCTGGCCGACCCGCACTTCTGGACCATGCAAGGCTCGGTGCGCGTGGCGCAGATGTGCCACGAATGGGGCCTGACCTGGGGTTCGCATTCCAACAACCACTTCGACATTTCCCTGGCCATGTTCACCCATGTCGCGGCAGCCGCGCCGGGCGAGATCACGGCCATCGACACCCACTGGATCTGGCAGGACGGCCAGCGCCTGACCAAGGCCCCGCTGCAAATCGTCGACGGCTGCGTGCAGGTACCGCAGAAACCGGGGCTGGGGGTCGAACTGGACATGGATCAGGTCGCCAAGGCCCACGAGCTATACAAAGGCATGGGCCTGGGTGCGCGGGATGACAGCGTGGCGATGCAGTTCCTGATTCCCGGCTGGAAGTTCGATAACAAGCGGCCGTGCCTGGTGCGCTAG
- the ampC gene encoding class C beta-lactamase, translating to MRFHATKKDQTGTVRPTILAACLALFATTPCSALENVETVVNAAVQPVMQAEGIHGMAVAVTVNGQAHYFNYGVASTETGSPVTQDTLFEIGSVSKTFTATLAAYAQATGKLSLSDKASQVLPALRGSAFDHISVLQLGTYSAGGLPLQFPAEADSADKMLGYYKQWKPLYAPGSHRLYSNPSLGLFGYLAAQSMGQPFDQLMEKTLLPKLGLKHTYVHVPPDQMALYAQGYNKADKPVRVTPGALDSEAYGVKTSAADLLGFVDANMKPASLEKPLQQALALTHSGYYTVGDMTQGLGWEMYRYPITLDRLLDGNSTPMAMQAHEVQWLNPPQAQTQDMLINKTGSTGGFGAYVAYVPSKDIGIVILANKNYPNAQRVRIAHQILNALTQ from the coding sequence ATGAGATTCCATGCAACGAAGAAGGACCAAACCGGTACCGTCCGACCAACAATTCTGGCGGCATGTTTAGCATTGTTCGCTACTACCCCGTGTTCTGCCCTGGAAAATGTCGAGACAGTGGTGAACGCCGCTGTACAACCGGTGATGCAAGCCGAGGGCATTCACGGCATGGCCGTGGCGGTCACCGTGAACGGCCAGGCGCACTACTTCAACTATGGCGTCGCCTCGACAGAAACCGGCAGCCCTGTCACGCAAGACACCCTGTTCGAAATCGGCTCCGTCAGCAAAACCTTCACCGCCACCCTCGCCGCCTACGCCCAGGCCACGGGCAAGCTGTCGCTGTCGGACAAGGCCAGCCAGGTCCTGCCGGCCTTGCGCGGCAGTGCGTTCGACCACATCAGCGTGCTGCAACTGGGTACCTACAGCGCTGGCGGCCTGCCGCTGCAATTCCCGGCTGAAGCTGATTCGGCCGACAAAATGCTCGGCTACTACAAACAATGGAAACCGCTCTACGCCCCCGGCAGCCACCGACTGTATTCGAACCCCAGCCTCGGCCTGTTCGGCTACCTTGCTGCGCAAAGCATGGGCCAGCCGTTTGATCAGCTGATGGAGAAAACCCTGCTGCCGAAGCTGGGCCTCAAGCACACCTACGTGCATGTGCCGCCGGACCAGATGGCGCTGTACGCCCAGGGCTACAACAAGGCGGACAAACCGGTACGGGTCACTCCAGGTGCGCTGGATTCCGAGGCGTACGGGGTGAAAACCAGCGCTGCGGACCTGCTGGGCTTTGTCGACGCCAACATGAAACCGGCGTCTCTGGAAAAGCCATTGCAGCAAGCCCTCGCCTTGACCCATAGCGGTTACTACACCGTTGGCGATATGACCCAGGGCCTGGGCTGGGAGATGTATCGCTATCCGATCACACTGGATCGCCTGCTGGACGGCAACTCCACGCCGATGGCCATGCAGGCGCATGAAGTCCAATGGCTGAACCCGCCACAAGCGCAGACGCAGGACATGCTGATCAACAAGACCGGTTCAACCGGTGGCTTTGGCGCTTACGTGGCGTACGTGCCATCGAAGGACATCGGCATTGTGATTCTGGCTAACAAGAATTATCCCAATGCGCAGCGGGTCAGGATTGCTCATCAAATTTTGAACGCACTGACTCAATAA
- a CDS encoding DUF6124 family protein yields the protein MKKLSPNPPEYPSDSDSPLSDITEPAVSARLRNPKNTDPVSHIFTILPNVDTPTLLCHACETLASLNVLVTDLACNLESSNRNVALSIQQLAVVGELLVNRALDNIDPPEGVPIN from the coding sequence ATGAAAAAGTTAAGTCCGAATCCCCCGGAATACCCATCCGACTCAGATTCACCACTGTCAGACATCACCGAACCCGCCGTCAGCGCTCGCTTGCGCAACCCCAAGAACACCGACCCGGTCAGCCACATCTTCACCATTCTCCCAAACGTCGACACCCCAACGCTGCTATGCCACGCCTGTGAAACCCTCGCGTCATTGAACGTTCTGGTCACTGATCTGGCCTGTAACCTGGAAAGCTCCAACCGCAATGTGGCGCTTTCGATTCAGCAATTGGCAGTGGTGGGCGAATTGTTGGTGAACCGCGCGCTGGACAATATCGACCCGCCCGAAGGTGTGCCGATAAATTAA
- a CDS encoding DUF4174 domain-containing protein — translation MLIRSLTLATLLAIAGPLFAADGDSPLDMDKGRARPLIVIAPSTVDPAWVSLKKSLDEPANKKGFTDRSMVLYTVLNLMGQRDGKDIGPQDTAALIRSLKLGAGAKTKVILVGKDGEKKLEQSDTIKLDEIFSAVDQLPAAEKEFTATVAAPVTTQAEPAAKGTKPAKNSKTAKPTKPPEMPDD, via the coding sequence ATGCTCATCAGGTCACTGACCCTGGCTACCTTGCTGGCGATTGCCGGCCCATTATTCGCCGCTGATGGCGACTCACCGCTGGACATGGACAAGGGCAGGGCCCGACCTCTGATCGTCATCGCTCCGAGTACTGTTGATCCGGCCTGGGTCAGCCTGAAAAAGTCGCTGGATGAGCCGGCTAACAAAAAGGGTTTCACCGATCGCAGCATGGTGCTCTATACGGTGCTCAACCTGATGGGCCAGCGCGATGGCAAGGACATCGGGCCACAAGACACGGCGGCGCTGATCCGTTCGCTCAAGCTGGGTGCCGGTGCCAAGACCAAGGTGATCCTGGTCGGCAAGGATGGCGAGAAGAAACTGGAGCAGTCGGACACTATCAAGCTCGACGAGATTTTCAGCGCTGTCGATCAATTGCCGGCGGCCGAGAAAGAATTCACGGCGACCGTGGCCGCTCCCGTTACGACTCAAGCCGAGCCGGCTGCCAAAGGCACCAAACCGGCAAAAAACAGCAAAACGGCGAAACCGACCAAACCGCCTGAAATGCCGGATGATTGA
- a CDS encoding sulfite exporter TauE/SafE family protein yields MDLVNIGLVVAGLVVGFIVGMTGVGGGSLMTPILLWFGINPATAVGTDLLYAAITKSSGVLVHRKNNNIDWAITGWLTLGSVPAVALTLWFLSSLHSSPDAMNAIIKQALGFVLFATALAILFKKRLLDFAHKRAGGNYNPSGSRLNVLTVITGLVLGTMVALTSIGAGALGTVALFILYPMLPTRRLVGTEIAHAVPLTLVAGLGHASMGNMDWHVLGYLLVGSLPGIYLGSHLTGRISDELLRPCLATMLLLIGYKLAF; encoded by the coding sequence ATGGATTTAGTGAACATCGGGTTGGTCGTTGCCGGATTGGTGGTGGGTTTTATCGTCGGCATGACTGGCGTGGGTGGCGGGTCATTGATGACCCCGATCCTGCTATGGTTCGGCATCAACCCTGCGACGGCGGTCGGTACTGATTTACTCTACGCCGCCATCACCAAATCCAGCGGTGTACTGGTGCACCGCAAGAACAACAACATCGACTGGGCGATTACCGGTTGGCTGACCCTTGGCAGCGTGCCGGCGGTGGCACTGACGTTGTGGTTCCTGAGCAGCTTGCACTCCAGCCCCGATGCGATGAACGCGATCATCAAGCAGGCCCTCGGCTTTGTGTTGTTCGCCACGGCGCTGGCGATTCTGTTCAAGAAACGTCTGCTGGATTTCGCCCACAAACGTGCTGGCGGCAACTACAACCCCAGCGGGTCGCGCCTCAATGTCCTGACGGTCATCACTGGCCTGGTCCTCGGCACCATGGTCGCACTGACGTCCATTGGCGCCGGTGCACTGGGCACCGTGGCACTGTTCATTCTCTATCCGATGCTGCCGACCCGCCGCCTGGTAGGCACTGAAATCGCCCACGCCGTGCCGCTGACCCTGGTTGCAGGCCTTGGCCATGCGAGCATGGGCAACATGGACTGGCATGTATTGGGTTACTTGCTGGTGGGCTCGTTGCCGGGGATTTACCTGGGCAGCCACCTGACCGGGCGCATCTCCGACGAACTGCTGCGCCCTTGCCTGGCGACCATGCTGTTGCTGATCGGTTACAAGCTGGCGTTCTGA
- a CDS encoding aldo/keto reductase, producing MRTLELAGTQIPVIGQGTWQMGEDRSRHSEEVAALRLGIELGMTLIDTAEMYAEGGAEEVVRDAIAGQRDSVFLVSKVYPHNASREGIPQACERSLRRLGSDYIDLYLLHWRGQYPLAETVDAFERLREAGKIGRWGVSNFDLDDLQELDAPACATNQVLYNLEQRGIEFDLLPWSQQQRLPVMAYCPIGQGGKMLANATLKQVAARHDMTPAQVALAWILRQDDVIAIPKAVRPEHVRLNAQAARLQLDAGDLEALDQAFHAPQRKQRLAMV from the coding sequence ATGCGCACGCTTGAATTGGCTGGCACCCAGATCCCGGTTATCGGCCAGGGAACCTGGCAGATGGGTGAAGACCGTTCACGGCACAGCGAAGAAGTCGCGGCATTGCGCCTGGGTATCGAACTGGGCATGACCCTGATCGACACCGCCGAAATGTACGCCGAAGGCGGTGCCGAGGAAGTGGTCCGCGATGCCATCGCCGGTCAGCGCGACAGCGTCTTCCTGGTCAGCAAGGTGTACCCGCACAACGCCAGCCGCGAGGGCATTCCCCAGGCGTGCGAGCGAAGCCTGCGCAGGCTGGGCAGCGATTACATCGATCTGTATCTGCTGCATTGGCGCGGCCAGTATCCCCTGGCCGAAACCGTCGACGCCTTCGAACGCCTGCGCGAAGCCGGCAAGATTGGCCGTTGGGGGGTGTCCAATTTCGACCTCGACGACCTGCAGGAACTGGATGCCCCCGCCTGCGCCACCAATCAGGTGCTCTACAATCTGGAGCAGCGCGGCATAGAATTTGATTTGTTGCCCTGGAGCCAACAGCAGCGGCTACCGGTCATGGCTTATTGCCCGATCGGCCAGGGAGGAAAAATGCTCGCCAATGCCACGCTCAAACAGGTGGCCGCCCGACACGACATGACGCCGGCACAAGTCGCGCTGGCTTGGATTCTGCGTCAGGACGACGTGATCGCCATCCCCAAGGCGGTCCGTCCCGAGCATGTGCGGCTCAATGCCCAAGCTGCCCGATTGCAGCTTGACGCCGGGGATCTGGAGGCGCTGGACCAAGCGTTTCACGCGCCACAACGCAAGCAGCGGCTGGCCATGGTCTGA
- a CDS encoding DUF1810 domain-containing protein, producing MRSTDHLDPFNLQRFLEAQDPVFDRVQTELNNGHKRSHWMWFIFPQFSGLGGSEMSRHFAIRSREEALAYLEHPLLGARLRTCTQEVLNIRERSVAGIFGHPDDLKFHSSMTLFAQVAAADSPFQQALNQYFHGILDDWTLSLLDSKQAQLPPNQG from the coding sequence ATGAGAAGCACCGACCACCTGGATCCATTCAACCTGCAACGGTTTCTCGAGGCTCAGGACCCGGTGTTCGACCGGGTTCAAACCGAGCTGAACAACGGGCACAAGCGCAGTCACTGGATGTGGTTCATTTTTCCGCAGTTTTCCGGGCTCGGCGGCAGCGAGATGTCGCGCCACTTTGCCATCCGCTCGCGGGAGGAAGCCCTGGCCTACCTTGAGCATCCTTTGCTGGGCGCCCGCCTGCGCACCTGTACCCAGGAAGTGCTGAACATCAGGGAGCGCTCGGTGGCCGGGATTTTCGGTCACCCCGACGACCTGAAGTTTCACTCCTCGATGACCCTGTTTGCCCAGGTCGCCGCCGCCGACAGCCCTTTCCAGCAAGCCCTGAACCAATACTTCCACGGCATCCTGGATGACTGGACCTTGTCGCTGCTGGACTCAAAACAGGCCCAGTTGCCCCCCAATCAGGGTTGA
- a CDS encoding DNA polymerase II → MDLQQGFVLTRHWRDTPGGTEVEFWLATDSGPRRIRLPHQPSVAFIPVEQRQAAESVLHDEKNVELKPLALLDFEHRPVLGLYCQQHGQLMRLETALRRAGVEVFEADVRPPERYMMERFITAPVRFSGTPNAEGLLLDAQMKADPDYRPGLKLVSLDIETTAQGELYSIALEGCGERQVYMLGPPNGDADQVDFQLEYCDSRTLLLKKLNDWFARFDPDAIIGWNVVQFDLRVLHEHARRLAVPLKLGRGGEEMQWREHGSGNHYFASAAGRLIIDGIEALRSATWSFPSFSLENVAQTLLGEGKSIDNPYQRMDEINRMFAEDKPALAKYNLKDCELVTRIFAKTQLLTFLLERASVTGLPADRMGGSVAAFTHLYMPLMHRQGFVAPNLGGKPPQASPGGFVMDSQPGLYESVLVLDYKSLYPSIIRTFLIDPVGLIEGLKHPDGSESVPGFRGARFSRTRHCLPSIVARVAEGRETAKREHNAPLSQALKIIMNAFYGVLGSSGCRFFDTRLASSITLRGHEIMLRTRQLIEAQGHAVIYGDTDSTFVWLRRAHGQQEAAQIGHALVAHVNQWWREHVQQEYGLQSVLELQFETHYKRFLMPTIRGAEEGSKKRYAGLVTRDDGSDEMVYKGLETVRTDWSLLARQFQQELYSRIFLRKPYQDYVRDYVRKTLAGEFDDRLIYRKRLRRTLDDYQRNVPPHVRAARLADEYNDRQGRPRQYQNGGWISYVITVAGPEPLEVRSAPIDYDHYITRQLQPVADAILPFVDDDFSTLIGGQLGLF, encoded by the coding sequence GTGGATTTACAGCAGGGCTTCGTCCTGACCCGGCATTGGCGCGATACCCCGGGCGGTACGGAAGTCGAGTTCTGGCTGGCGACCGACAGCGGTCCCCGGCGCATCCGCCTGCCTCATCAACCGTCGGTGGCGTTCATCCCTGTCGAGCAGCGTCAGGCGGCCGAAAGCGTTTTGCACGACGAGAAGAACGTCGAGCTAAAACCCCTGGCCCTGCTGGATTTCGAACATCGCCCGGTCCTCGGTCTTTACTGCCAGCAACACGGCCAGTTGATGCGTCTGGAAACCGCGCTGCGCCGGGCCGGTGTCGAGGTGTTCGAAGCTGACGTGCGGCCGCCGGAACGCTACATGATGGAGCGCTTCATCACCGCGCCGGTGCGTTTCAGTGGCACGCCGAATGCCGAAGGCCTGCTGCTCGACGCGCAGATGAAAGCCGATCCCGATTACCGGCCGGGCCTGAAACTGGTGTCCCTGGACATCGAGACCACCGCCCAAGGCGAGTTGTATTCCATCGCCCTGGAAGGTTGCGGCGAGCGTCAGGTGTACATGCTCGGTCCGCCCAATGGCGACGCTGACCAGGTGGACTTCCAGCTCGAATACTGCGATTCGCGGACCCTCTTGCTGAAAAAACTCAATGACTGGTTCGCCCGCTTCGACCCCGACGCGATCATCGGCTGGAACGTCGTGCAGTTCGACTTGCGGGTGCTTCACGAACACGCCCGGCGCCTGGCGGTGCCGCTGAAACTGGGGCGTGGCGGCGAGGAAATGCAGTGGCGCGAACACGGCAGCGGCAACCATTACTTCGCGTCAGCCGCTGGTCGCCTGATCATCGACGGTATCGAGGCCCTGCGCTCGGCGACCTGGAGTTTCCCTTCGTTCAGCCTGGAGAACGTCGCGCAAACCCTGCTCGGCGAGGGCAAGTCGATCGACAACCCGTACCAGCGCATGGACGAAATCAACCGCATGTTCGCCGAGGACAAACCGGCGCTGGCCAAATACAACCTCAAGGACTGCGAACTGGTCACGCGGATTTTCGCCAAGACGCAGTTGCTGACCTTCCTGCTGGAGCGGGCCAGCGTCACCGGTCTGCCGGCCGATCGCATGGGCGGTTCGGTGGCGGCATTCACTCACCTGTACATGCCGCTGATGCACCGTCAGGGTTTCGTTGCGCCGAACCTCGGTGGCAAGCCGCCGCAAGCCAGTCCCGGCGGTTTTGTCATGGATTCGCAGCCGGGACTGTACGAATCGGTGCTGGTGCTCGACTACAAGAGCCTCTATCCGTCGATCATCCGCACCTTCCTGATCGACCCCGTGGGGCTGATCGAAGGGCTCAAGCACCCGGACGGCAGCGAGTCGGTGCCGGGTTTTCGTGGTGCGCGCTTTTCGCGCACCCGGCATTGCCTGCCATCCATCGTCGCCCGGGTGGCCGAAGGCCGGGAAACCGCCAAGCGCGAACACAACGCACCGCTGTCCCAGGCACTGAAAATCATCATGAATGCGTTCTACGGTGTGCTCGGCTCCAGCGGTTGTCGCTTCTTCGACACGCGCCTGGCTTCGTCCATCACCTTGCGCGGGCACGAAATCATGCTGCGCACCCGCCAGTTGATCGAAGCCCAGGGGCATGCGGTGATTTACGGCGACACCGACTCGACCTTCGTCTGGCTACGCCGCGCCCATGGCCAGCAGGAAGCGGCGCAGATCGGCCATGCGCTGGTTGCGCACGTCAATCAGTGGTGGCGCGAGCACGTGCAACAGGAGTACGGCTTGCAGAGCGTTCTCGAGTTGCAGTTCGAAACCCACTACAAGCGCTTTTTGATGCCGACCATTCGCGGCGCCGAAGAAGGCAGTAAAAAGCGCTATGCCGGGCTGGTCACCCGGGACGATGGCAGCGACGAAATGGTCTACAAAGGCCTGGAAACCGTACGCACCGACTGGTCACTGCTGGCCCGGCAGTTCCAGCAAGAGCTGTACTCGCGGATCTTCCTGCGCAAGCCCTATCAGGATTATGTGCGTGACTACGTGCGCAAGACCCTGGCCGGTGAGTTCGATGACCGGTTGATCTACCGCAAACGCCTGCGGCGCACGCTCGATGACTATCAGCGTAACGTGCCGCCCCATGTGCGCGCGGCGCGCCTGGCCGACGAGTACAACGACCGCCAGGGCCGTCCACGGCAATACCAGAATGGCGGCTGGATCAGCTACGTGATCACCGTTGCCGGCCCTGAACCGCTGGAAGTACGCAGCGCGCCCATCGATTACGACCACTACATCACCCGGCAGCTGCAACCGGTGGCGGACGCGATACTGCCGTTTGTCGACGATGACTTCTCAACCCTGATTGGGGGGCAACTGGGCCTGTTTTGA
- a CDS encoding CBS domain-containing protein has protein sequence MKTVAQLLKLKDQKNQEVHQIKPDHMVLEALMKMAEKNVGALLVVDNDEVLGIISERDYARKLVLHGRSSVGTPVRDIMVSPVITVDTHQTVDTCLGIMSDRRLRHLPVVEGGKLIGLLSIGDLVKEAIAEQAELIKQLEQYIRGE, from the coding sequence ATGAAAACCGTCGCCCAACTGCTCAAGCTCAAAGATCAGAAGAACCAGGAAGTGCACCAGATCAAACCCGACCACATGGTGCTCGAAGCGCTGATGAAGATGGCCGAGAAAAACGTCGGCGCCTTGCTGGTGGTGGACAATGATGAAGTGCTGGGCATCATCAGCGAACGGGACTATGCACGCAAACTGGTGCTGCACGGCCGCTCTTCGGTGGGCACGCCGGTGCGCGACATCATGGTGTCGCCGGTAATTACCGTCGACACCCATCAAACCGTGGATACCTGCCTGGGCATCATGTCCGATAGACGCCTGCGCCACTTGCCGGTGGTCGAAGGCGGCAAACTGATCGGTCTGCTGTCGATCGGTGACCTGGTCAAGGAAGCCATTGCCGAACAGGCGGAGCTGATCAAGCAGCTGGAGCAGTACATTCGCGGGGAGTAA
- a CDS encoding glutathione S-transferase has protein sequence MYQLYGNQNSGAAAIEAALELCDIPYRFIDVETSAEAALALEKLNPLKQIPTLQLPDGGVLTESAAILIHLGLSFPASGLLPSDPTERAQAIRGMAYIVSNCYAAIGIMDYPERWLAEADESSRQNLMEGARRRLHWSWEVFADQFSGELYLGSEKPGALDVLAAVISRWAGSREHLRNARPGFFAWLERIDRHPALAPVFARHWPA, from the coding sequence ATGTACCAGCTCTACGGCAATCAGAACTCCGGGGCCGCGGCCATTGAAGCCGCCCTTGAACTCTGTGATATTCCTTATCGCTTCATCGATGTCGAAACGTCCGCGGAGGCGGCCTTGGCACTGGAGAAGCTCAACCCGCTCAAACAGATTCCGACCCTGCAGCTGCCTGATGGTGGCGTCCTGACCGAGAGCGCGGCGATCCTGATTCACCTCGGGCTGAGCTTTCCCGCGTCGGGGTTGTTGCCGTCCGACCCGACCGAACGGGCCCAGGCCATTCGCGGCATGGCGTACATCGTCAGCAATTGTTATGCGGCCATCGGCATCATGGATTACCCCGAGCGCTGGCTGGCCGAGGCGGATGAGTCATCCAGGCAGAACCTCATGGAGGGCGCCCGCCGGCGCCTGCACTGGAGCTGGGAGGTGTTTGCCGATCAATTCTCGGGCGAGCTGTATCTGGGCAGCGAAAAACCAGGGGCGCTCGACGTGCTGGCGGCAGTGATCTCGCGATGGGCGGGCAGTCGGGAACATTTGCGCAATGCGCGGCCAGGTTTTTTCGCCTGGCTGGAACGCATCGACCGCCACCCGGCGTTGGCACCGGTGTTTGCCCGGCATTGGCCAGCCTGA
- a CDS encoding DUF1615 domain-containing protein, whose product MQANRLISSIAALLVLAGCGSQRTQEPAARNPAQVKAEIVRLLPAKAADPQGWATDIQVAFTAQDISPTTQNLCSVLAVTEQESTFQVDPSVPGLGKIARDEIDRRAARAHIPGLLVSGALKLDSPNGKSYSDRLNAARSEKELSAIFDDFIGMVPMGKTLFGGFNPVHTGGPMQVSIDFAEQQAKGYPYPVQGSIRHEVFTRRGGMYFGIAHLLGYPVSYPQPLYRFADFNAGWYASRNAAFQNAVSRASGIPLALDGDLVRYGSIMPGTTELAVRTLGKQLDMRNPTIREQLEEGKTLAFEDSKLYRRVFELAEKAEGRPLPREVLPGIVLQSPKITRKLTTAWFAKRVDERYQRCMARAGK is encoded by the coding sequence ATGCAAGCCAATCGATTGATCTCAAGCATCGCCGCTTTGTTGGTACTGGCCGGTTGCGGCAGCCAACGGACCCAGGAACCGGCGGCGCGCAATCCGGCCCAGGTGAAGGCCGAGATTGTGCGTTTGCTGCCGGCGAAAGCTGCCGATCCCCAGGGTTGGGCCACGGATATCCAGGTGGCGTTCACCGCGCAAGATATCTCGCCGACCACGCAAAACCTGTGCTCGGTGCTGGCCGTGACCGAACAGGAGTCGACCTTCCAGGTCGATCCGAGCGTACCGGGGCTGGGCAAGATTGCCCGCGACGAGATCGACCGTCGCGCCGCCAGGGCTCACATTCCCGGGTTGCTGGTCAGTGGTGCGCTAAAGCTCGATTCACCCAACGGCAAAAGCTACAGCGACCGCCTGAATGCCGCGCGCAGCGAAAAGGAACTGAGCGCCATTTTCGACGACTTCATCGGCATGGTGCCAATGGGCAAGACCCTGTTCGGCGGCTTCAACCCGGTGCATACCGGTGGGCCGATGCAGGTCAGCATCGATTTTGCCGAGCAGCAGGCCAAGGGCTATCCGTACCCGGTGCAGGGCTCGATTCGCCACGAGGTGTTCACCCGGCGCGGCGGCATGTATTTCGGCATCGCGCATCTGCTCGGGTATCCGGTGAGCTACCCACAGCCGCTGTACCGTTTTGCCGACTTCAACGCGGGTTGGTACGCCAGCCGCAATGCCGCGTTTCAGAACGCGGTGAGCCGGGCTTCCGGTATCCCGTTGGCGCTGGATGGCGACCTGGTGCGCTACGGTTCGATCATGCCCGGCACCACGGAACTGGCCGTGCGTACCCTTGGCAAGCAACTGGACATGCGCAATCCGACGATCCGTGAGCAGCTGGAGGAGGGGAAAACTCTGGCGTTCGAAGACAGCAAACTCTATCGGCGGGTTTTCGAACTGGCTGAAAAGGCCGAGGGCCGGCCGCTACCCCGCGAGGTATTGCCGGGGATCGTGCTGCAAAGCCCGAAAATCACCCGCAAACTCACCACCGCGTGGTTCGCCAAACGGGTCGATGAACGTTACCAGCGCTGCATGGCGCGGGCAGGGAAGTAA